The proteins below come from a single Acinonyx jubatus isolate Ajub_Pintada_27869175 chromosome A1, VMU_Ajub_asm_v1.0, whole genome shotgun sequence genomic window:
- the MZB1 gene encoding marginal zone B- and B1-cell-specific protein, whose amino-acid sequence MLTEPAPQTMRLSLTLTLLLLGAWGIPGGLGDRPPLTATAPQLDDEEKYSAHMPAHLRCDACRAVAYQMWQHLAKAEAKLHTRDSGGQQELSESVYTDILDRSCSQTWQGYGVREVNQVKRLTGPGLSKGPEPNISVMITGGPWPTRLSMTCLHYLGEFGEDQIYEAHQQGREALEALLCGGPQGACSEEAPVTKTEL is encoded by the exons ATGCTCACTGAGCCAGCTCCACAAACCATGAGGCTGTCACTGACACTGACACTGCTgctgctgggagcctggggcaTCCCAGGGGGCCTTGGAGACAGGCCTCCACTCACAGCCACTGCCCCGCAGCTGGACGATGAGGAGAAGTACTCAGCTCATATGCCTGCTCACCTGCGCTGTGATGCCTGCAGGGCGGTGGCCTACCAG ATGTGGCAACATTTGGCAAAGGCAGAGGCCAAGCTTCACACCCGGGACTCAGGAGGGCAGCAGGAGCTGAGTGAATCAGTATACACAGACATCCTGGACCGGAGCTGCTCCCAGACCTGGCAGGG CTACGGGGTCCGAGAAGTGAACCAGGTGAAACGTCTCACGGGCCCAGGACTCAGCAAGGGGCCAGAGCCAAACATCAGCGTGATGATCACAGGGGGCCCCTGGCCCACCAG GCTCTCCATGACATGTTTGCACTACCTGGGGGAGTTTGGAGAAGACCAGATCTACGAAGCCCACCAACAAGGCCGAGAGGCTCTGGAGGCGTTGCTGTGTGGAGGCCCCCAGGGGGCCTGCTCAGAGGAGGCACCTGTCACGAAGACAGAGCTCTAG
- the PROB1 gene encoding proline-rich basic protein 1: MLTAFAPPALPGLPGLLPEVPARRQDSCGSSGSYHTAPGSPEPPDVGPDAECRANWPGVAPALGAGAQPRLSVSAQNSRQQLGTSSGFPRGPGSGPRPPQPQLRMLPSGEMEVIFGAGALFSRSDAADSEVQQLTARAFRSLSPPGPATPAPATPTPQAPNGGSRWATYLELRPRGPSPGTPAQFECVEVALEERAEPARPRTVPKRQIELRPRPRSPPREAGAPRPRLLLRTGSLDESLGRLQEAADLVQTALARKLSPAAPARSSATFGPTGRLECATRETARSTRKVLEEARSRPPRVHHSSAPARAPRPWPSLRERAIRRDKPAPGTEPLGPVSSSIFLQSGEKIHEAHSQELKTRFPRETLDRTILREPSPPFESRDPREVLSKAGKPRNSSPLWQAPNGTVRGPHCPSPQNLPPWNRAIRRVSSPSFPEASSAWGNQDPAIEETVSRRSPSPPIRSQWNQGVARTRSPSPEAPSLWEVPKPAVGNTAEGNRSPSPPALSSLEAPDRTNGTWNLSPQETWDPTLQGSSIVPTSEALNGIGQEELALPRPSAPRTPELTDAQSPSTREMRNLAFRGSQPSPEVDAPELPLSRLVGTLDADVHREVSGPGEAASGRPRVAIPRPRDVRKMVKTTYAPSFPPGTPGSGLPAPPAEPRGEEGGSSKTQEFQALESPAPAHYTSVYLKDFLPVVTHPYEPPEPSPDTVPRDASQPNGVLRRRAENSTAKPFARTEIRLPGALALGRRREGPGGVLVRGSGVENRDAEVQRLVPDGQGRTSPLGGARTSPQQSPIGPAGPQPSRPPCPSSPQANPSLSPGIAPKLETPRVAPETATAVQSSLPREPQASAGRTAPPQPRAASAPPMDRSPEGPFQGARKPPGTAYPGKVLVDPESGRYYFVEAPRQPRLRLLFDPESGQYVEVLLPPSPPGPPRRVYTPLALGSSLYPPAYGPIPSLSMPPSPGPPAFSGPPLPWASEAGHLDGMYYLPVSGTPSPAPPLLLCAPPNSSGSAQPGKGSLFPV; the protein is encoded by the coding sequence ATGCTGACCGCGTTCGCACCGCCAGCCCTGCCTGGGCTCCCAGGGCTCCTGCCTGAGGTCCCCGCCCGGCGCCAGGACTCCTGCGGTTCGTCAGGTTCCTACCACACGGCTCCGGGTTCTCCAGAGCCCCCGGACGTTGGGCCGGACGCGGAGTGCCGAGCGAATTGGCCCGGGGTGGCCCCTGCGCTGGGGGCGGGTGCGCAGCCTCGCCTGTCCGTCAGCGCCCAGAATAGCCGCCAGCAGCTCGGGACCAGCTCGGGTTTCCCGCGAGGCCCGGGCTCCGGCCCGcggccaccccagccccagctgcgCATGCTGCCGTCGGGGGAGATGGAAGTCATCTTCGGCGCCGGGGCCCTGTTCAGCCGCTCCGACGCGGCGGATAGCGAGGTGCAACAGCTCACCGCTCGAGCTTTCCGCAGCCTCTCTCCGCCCGGGCCCGCGACTCCTGCTCCAGCAACACCGACGCCTCAGGCCCCGAACGGTGGCTCCCGCTGGGCCACTTACCTGGAGCTGCGGCCCCGCGGGCCAAGTCCTGGGACCCCAGCGCAGTTCGAGTGTGTGGAGGTGGCGCTGGAGGAACGTGCCGAGCCCGCCAGACCCCGGACTGTGCCCAAGCGTCAAATTGAGCTGCGCCCCCGACCCCGGAGCCCCCCGCGGGAGGCGGGCGCGCCGCGCCCCCGACTGCTTCTGCGCACTGGCTCCCTGGATGAGTCTCTGGGCCGCCTGCAGGAAGCCGCGGATCTAGTGCAGACAGCACTGGCCAGAAAACTAAGCCCTGCGGCCCCTGCCCGGAGCAGCGCCACCTTCGGGCCCACGGGGCGGCTGGAGTGTGCGACCCGGGAAACGGCCCGCAGTACCCGAAAGGTCCTGGAGGAGGCCAGGTCTCGGCCACCACGCGTGCATCATAGTTCAGCCCCCGCCAGGGCACCACGGCCGTGGCCTAGCCTCCGAGAGCGCGCGATTCGGCGTGACAAGCCCGCGCCGGGGACCGAGCCGCTGGGTCCGGTTAGTTCCAGCATCTTCCTGCAGTCAGGGGAGAAGATTCACGAGGCGCACAGTCAGGAACTCAAGACTCGGTTCCCGCGAGAGACTCTGGATCGAACCATCCTGAGAGAACCGTCTCCGCCTTTTGAGTCTAGGGACCCCCGGGAGGTTCTGAGTAAGGCTGGAAAACCTAGGAACTCGTCCCCACTGTGGCAGGCTCCAAATGGGACCGTACGGGGTCCTCACTGCCCGTCCCCCCAGAATCTGCCTCCGTGGAATCGAGCTATTCGGAGAGTAAGTAGCCCGTCGTTTCCCGAGGCGTCCTCTGCCTGGGGAAATCAGGATCCTGCTATCGAGGAAACTGTCAGCAGAAGAAGCCCTTCCCCACCGATCCGTTCTCAGTGGAATCAGGGTGTTGCCAGAACAAGAAGCCCATCCCCCGAAGCTCCTTCCCTGTGGGAGGTTCCGAAACCTGCAGTTGGGAATACCGCAGAGGGCAATAGGAGCCCGTCCCCGCCGGCTTTGTCCTCACTGGAGGCTCCAGATCGTACTAATGGGACGTGGAACCTATCTCCCCAAGAGACGTGGGATCCCACACTGCAGGGCTCATCGATAGTACCTACATCGGAAGCTCTAAATGGGATAGGACAGGAGGAGCTGGCGCTGCCTAGACCGTCCGCCCCCAGGACCCCCGAGCTCACAGACGCGCAGAGTCCGTCCACGCGGGAGATGCGGAATCTTGCCTTCCGAGGCAGTCAGCCGTCGCCAGAAGTGGATGCACCCGAGCTGCCCCTCAGTCGCCTCGTGGGCACCTTGGATGCCGATGTGCACCGGGAAGTCTCGGGCCCTGGAGAAGCAGCCTCGGGACGACCGCGCGTGGCCATTCCACGGCCCCGCGACGTGCGCAAGATGGTGAAGACCACGTACGCGCCAAGCTTTCCTCCGGGAACACCAGGTTCGGGGCTGCCTGCGCCTCCGGCGGAACCCCGCGGAGAGGAGGGCGGCTCATCCAAGACACAAGAGTTCCAGGCGCTGGagtccccagccccagctcacTACACTTCTGTTTATCTGAAGGACTTTCTGCCAGTCGTGACGCACCCCTACGAGCCCCCAGAGCCGTCCCCCGACACAGTCCCCCGGGACGCTTCACAGCCCAACGGGGTCCTGAGGCGGAGAGCAGAGAACAGCACGGCAAAACCCTTCGCGCGCACTGAGATCCGCCTGCCTGGTGCACTGGCCTTGGGCCGCCGGCGGGAGGGACCTGGGGGAGTCCTGGTGCGCGGTTCTGGCGTAGAGAACCGGGATGCGGAGGTCCAGCGCCTGGTCCCTGACGGCCAGGGGCGGACCAGCCCTCTAGGAGGCGCTCGCACCTCACCCCAGCAGTCGCCCATAGGGCCAGCCGGGCCCCAACCATCCAGACCACCCTGTCCCAGCTCCCCTCAGGCGAACCCTAGCTTGAGCCCTGGGATAGCACCCAAATTGGAGACGCCTCGTGTGGCCCCCGAGACCGCGACTGCTGTCCAGTCGTCTCTCCCGCGGGAGCCCCAGGCGTCGGCAGGCAGAacggccccgccccagccccgcgCCGCGTCAGCGCCACCGATGGACCGGTCCCCAGAAGGCCCTTTCCAGGGGGCGCGGAAGCCACCTGGGACCGCGTATCCGGGGAAGGTCCTGGTGGACCCCGAGAGCGGCCGATACTACTTTGTGGAGGCGCCGCGACAGCCTCGGCTACGGCTGCTCTTCGACCCAGAGAGCGGGCAATATGTAGAGGTGCTGCTGCCGCCATCGCCCCCAGGGCCACCCCGCCGCGTCTACACCCCGCTGgccctgggctccagcctctACCCGCCCGCCTATGGGCCTATCCCCAGCCTGTCGATGCCGCCATCCCCGGGCCCGCCGGCCTTCAGCGGCCCCCCGCTACCCTGGGCCTCTGAGGCGGGGCACCTGGACGGGATGTATTATCTGCCAGTGAGTGGAACCCCCAGCCCCgcaccccctctgctcctctgtgctccacccaACAGCTCAGGTTCAGCCCAGCCCGGCAAAGGGTCCTTGTTCCCAGTGTGA
- the SPATA24 gene encoding spermatogenesis-associated protein 24 isoform X2: MATPLGWSQGGSGSVCLAFDQLRDVIESQEELIHQLRNVEEKAAHAKTKVLLAKEEEKLQFALGEVEVLSKQLEKEKLAFEKALSSVKSRALQESSKKDQLITKCNEIESHIIKQEDILNGKENEIKELQQVISQQKQIFSPCPASSIAGITCLTTGSRSNRRTTWPKCWTRSIRKPWGRVRPGATNIPGKNKIVFTFLFCSCNAGPLPSLLWGSPSL, translated from the exons ATGGCGACGCCCCTCGGGTGGTCGCAGGGGGGGTCAGGATCAGTGTGTCTCGCTTTCGATCAACTGCGGGACGTGATCGAGTCTCAGGAGGAACTGATTCACCAGCTGAGGAATGTG GAAGAGAAAGCTGCCCATGCCAAGACCAAGGTCCTCCTGGCCAAGGAAGAGGAGAAGTTGCAGTTTGCCCTCGGAGAGGTAGAGGTACTATCTAAACAGCTGGAGAAAGAGAAGCTGGCTTTTGAAAAAGC GCTCTCCAGTGTCAAGAGCAGAGCCCTGCAAGAATCCAGTAAGAAGGACCAGCTCATCACCAAGTGCAATG aAATTGAGTCTCACATTATAAAGCAAGAAGATATACTTAATGGCAAAGAGAATGAGATTAAGGAGTTGCAGCAAGTTATCAGCCAGCAGAAACAGATCTTCAG CCCATGCCCAGCCAGCTCCATTGCAGGAATCACATGTCTGACTACCGGATCCAGAAGCAACAGGAGAACTACATGGCCCAAGTGCTGGACCAGAAGCATAAGAAAGCCTTGGGGACGCGTCAGGCCCGGAGCCACCAACAtcccagggaaaaataaaattgtcttcaCCTTCCTGTTCTGTAGCTGTAATGCTGGACCTCTGCCTTCTCTGCTCTGGGGGTCCCCATCCCTGTAG
- the SPATA24 gene encoding spermatogenesis-associated protein 24 isoform X5: MQMVLQDENFVSKEEFQAVEKKLVEEKAAHAKTKVLLAKEEEKLQFALGEVEVLSKQLEKEKLAFEKALSSVKSRALQESSKKDQLITKCNEIESHIIKQEDILNGKENEIKELQQVISQQKQIFSPCPASSIAGITCLTTGSRSNRRTTWPKCWTRSIRKPWGRVRPGATNIPGKNKIVFTFLFCSCNAGPLPSLLWGSPSL, encoded by the exons ATGCAG ATGGTTCTCCAGGATGAAAATTTTGTCAGTAAAGAAGAGTTCCAGGCAGTGGAAAAGAAGCTGGTG GAAGAGAAAGCTGCCCATGCCAAGACCAAGGTCCTCCTGGCCAAGGAAGAGGAGAAGTTGCAGTTTGCCCTCGGAGAGGTAGAGGTACTATCTAAACAGCTGGAGAAAGAGAAGCTGGCTTTTGAAAAAGC GCTCTCCAGTGTCAAGAGCAGAGCCCTGCAAGAATCCAGTAAGAAGGACCAGCTCATCACCAAGTGCAATG aAATTGAGTCTCACATTATAAAGCAAGAAGATATACTTAATGGCAAAGAGAATGAGATTAAGGAGTTGCAGCAAGTTATCAGCCAGCAGAAACAGATCTTCAG CCCATGCCCAGCCAGCTCCATTGCAGGAATCACATGTCTGACTACCGGATCCAGAAGCAACAGGAGAACTACATGGCCCAAGTGCTGGACCAGAAGCATAAGAAAGCCTTGGGGACGCGTCAGGCCCGGAGCCACCAACAtcccagggaaaaataaaattgtcttcaCCTTCCTGTTCTGTAGCTGTAATGCTGGACCTCTGCCTTCTCTGCTCTGGGGGTCCCCATCCCTGTAG
- the SPATA24 gene encoding spermatogenesis-associated protein 24 isoform X1, whose product MATPLGWSQGGSGSVCLAFDQLRDVIESQEELIHQLRNVMVLQDENFVSKEEFQAVEKKLVEEKAAHAKTKVLLAKEEEKLQFALGEVEVLSKQLEKEKLAFEKALSSVKSRALQESSKKDQLITKCNEIESHIIKQEDILNGKENEIKELQQVISQQKQIFSPCPASSIAGITCLTTGSRSNRRTTWPKCWTRSIRKPWGRVRPGATNIPGKNKIVFTFLFCSCNAGPLPSLLWGSPSL is encoded by the exons ATGGCGACGCCCCTCGGGTGGTCGCAGGGGGGGTCAGGATCAGTGTGTCTCGCTTTCGATCAACTGCGGGACGTGATCGAGTCTCAGGAGGAACTGATTCACCAGCTGAGGAATGTG ATGGTTCTCCAGGATGAAAATTTTGTCAGTAAAGAAGAGTTCCAGGCAGTGGAAAAGAAGCTGGTG GAAGAGAAAGCTGCCCATGCCAAGACCAAGGTCCTCCTGGCCAAGGAAGAGGAGAAGTTGCAGTTTGCCCTCGGAGAGGTAGAGGTACTATCTAAACAGCTGGAGAAAGAGAAGCTGGCTTTTGAAAAAGC GCTCTCCAGTGTCAAGAGCAGAGCCCTGCAAGAATCCAGTAAGAAGGACCAGCTCATCACCAAGTGCAATG aAATTGAGTCTCACATTATAAAGCAAGAAGATATACTTAATGGCAAAGAGAATGAGATTAAGGAGTTGCAGCAAGTTATCAGCCAGCAGAAACAGATCTTCAG CCCATGCCCAGCCAGCTCCATTGCAGGAATCACATGTCTGACTACCGGATCCAGAAGCAACAGGAGAACTACATGGCCCAAGTGCTGGACCAGAAGCATAAGAAAGCCTTGGGGACGCGTCAGGCCCGGAGCCACCAACAtcccagggaaaaataaaattgtcttcaCCTTCCTGTTCTGTAGCTGTAATGCTGGACCTCTGCCTTCTCTGCTCTGGGGGTCCCCATCCCTGTAG
- the SPATA24 gene encoding spermatogenesis-associated protein 24 isoform X4 — MATPLGWSQGGSGSVCLAFDQLRDVIESQEELIHQLRNVMVLQDENFVSKEEFQAVEKKLVEEKAAHAKTKVLLAKEEEKLQFALGEVEVLSKQLEKEKLAFEKALSSVKSRALQESSKKDQLITKCNEIESHIIKQEDILNGKENEIKELQQVISQQKQIFRNHMSDYRIQKQQENYMAQVLDQKHKKALGTRQARSHQHPREK, encoded by the exons ATGGCGACGCCCCTCGGGTGGTCGCAGGGGGGGTCAGGATCAGTGTGTCTCGCTTTCGATCAACTGCGGGACGTGATCGAGTCTCAGGAGGAACTGATTCACCAGCTGAGGAATGTG ATGGTTCTCCAGGATGAAAATTTTGTCAGTAAAGAAGAGTTCCAGGCAGTGGAAAAGAAGCTGGTG GAAGAGAAAGCTGCCCATGCCAAGACCAAGGTCCTCCTGGCCAAGGAAGAGGAGAAGTTGCAGTTTGCCCTCGGAGAGGTAGAGGTACTATCTAAACAGCTGGAGAAAGAGAAGCTGGCTTTTGAAAAAGC GCTCTCCAGTGTCAAGAGCAGAGCCCTGCAAGAATCCAGTAAGAAGGACCAGCTCATCACCAAGTGCAATG aAATTGAGTCTCACATTATAAAGCAAGAAGATATACTTAATGGCAAAGAGAATGAGATTAAGGAGTTGCAGCAAGTTATCAGCCAGCAGAAACAGATCTTCAG GAATCACATGTCTGACTACCGGATCCAGAAGCAACAGGAGAACTACATGGCCCAAGTGCTGGACCAGAAGCATAAGAAAGCCTTGGGGACGCGTCAGGCCCGGAGCCACCAACAtcccagggaaaaataa
- the SPATA24 gene encoding spermatogenesis-associated protein 24 isoform X3, translating to MATPLGWSQGGSGSVCLAFDQLRDVIESQEELIHQLRNVMVLQDENFVSKEEFQAVEKKLVEEKAAHAKTKVLLAKEEEKLQFALGEVEVLSKQLEKEKLAFEKALSSVKSRALQESSKKDQLITKCNEIESHIIKQEDILNGKENEIKELQQVISQQKQIFSQLHCRNHMSDYRIQKQQENYMAQVLDQKHKKALGTRQARSHQHPREK from the exons ATGGCGACGCCCCTCGGGTGGTCGCAGGGGGGGTCAGGATCAGTGTGTCTCGCTTTCGATCAACTGCGGGACGTGATCGAGTCTCAGGAGGAACTGATTCACCAGCTGAGGAATGTG ATGGTTCTCCAGGATGAAAATTTTGTCAGTAAAGAAGAGTTCCAGGCAGTGGAAAAGAAGCTGGTG GAAGAGAAAGCTGCCCATGCCAAGACCAAGGTCCTCCTGGCCAAGGAAGAGGAGAAGTTGCAGTTTGCCCTCGGAGAGGTAGAGGTACTATCTAAACAGCTGGAGAAAGAGAAGCTGGCTTTTGAAAAAGC GCTCTCCAGTGTCAAGAGCAGAGCCCTGCAAGAATCCAGTAAGAAGGACCAGCTCATCACCAAGTGCAATG aAATTGAGTCTCACATTATAAAGCAAGAAGATATACTTAATGGCAAAGAGAATGAGATTAAGGAGTTGCAGCAAGTTATCAGCCAGCAGAAACAGATCTTCAG CCAGCTCCATTGCAGGAATCACATGTCTGACTACCGGATCCAGAAGCAACAGGAGAACTACATGGCCCAAGTGCTGGACCAGAAGCATAAGAAAGCCTTGGGGACGCGTCAGGCCCGGAGCCACCAACAtcccagggaaaaataa